The genomic segment ATTCAGAATTACCCACTTCAATCACGATCAAACCATCTTCAGTCAGATAATCAGCTGCTTGAGCCAGCATCTTGCGAACTAGATCCAGACCGTCTTGACCAGCAGCCAATGCCAGCTCTGGCTCATGATGGAATTCATCAGGAAGATCAGCCATATCCTCTGCATCGACATATGGAGGATTAGATACGATTAGATCATATTGGTTTTCAGCTGGAATTTTGGCAAATAGATCAGATTCAAGTAATGCTACTTGGTACTGCTTACTGTGATGTTCACAGTTAATCTGCGCCACTTCCAAAGCTTCTTTAGAAATATCAGTTGCATCCACTTCTGAATCCGGGAAAGCATAGGCCAATGCAATCGCGATACAGCCAGAACCGGTACACATATCCAGAATACGTTGTGGAGTTTTTGGATTCGGATTTTCTGGCAGGTTATTTACTGCTGCACCCATTTCACCATTTTCAGTCAGGCAATAAGGAGCAAAGCGGTTTTCAATCAGCTCAACGATTGGCGAACGTGGAATCAGAACACGCTCATCCACATAGAATGGCTTGCCGAAGAAATAGGCTAGATTCAATAAATAAGAGGTTGGAACACGTTCATTAATGCGGCGTTCTAGCAAGCTCAAGAACTCAGCCACTTCGCTTGGCAATAATTTAGAGTCCAGAATTTCAGGATCTGCATTCCAGTCCAGTGACAAGGTTTGTAGAACGAGCGCTGAACTTTCAGCAAAATAATCTTCTGTACCTTGACCTAAGTGCGCATCGTATTGACGTAATGCTGTAACCCCAAAACGAATAAAATCACGAATGGTAGTTAAATTTTCAGCGGCTTCCTGCAAATGTTCAGGGCTAATAGTCGGTCGATCCACTTAAGGCGTCTCCAAGGTCATTTTTTAAAACGCCTTATGATACCTTGTTTTGAGGTGTTTTATAATGCCAAAACCATGAAAAACCCGAATTCTCCATGGTTTATCAATTACAGCTCTTCTGGATTTCAGACAGATTAGAATCCTGCTTTTTAAGATTTATCGCTATTTCCGGAAGGATTTATTAACTTAAAACCAGTTTAAGCATCGGCACGATAAGAACGCGATTGATACAAATTCGCCTGATCTTTTACCATCTCTAGCGCACATTGACCCTGTTTAATCTGGGCATATTGGGTATTCATGGTCAGCTTGCATTGCTGTGATAGTTTACGTTGCCACAACGTATGCTGATCACGAATATTATTACGATAGCCCGCATTCAATTTCAGATAAGTCTTATAGTTTTTCTTCAGACGTTTATTCTGTGCTTTTAATTCTTTTTTCACACATTTTTGTAGTTTAGCTGTATTGCCATAACTAAAGTTCATGCACTGGGTATATTCCTGAGAATAACCTGTAGCCGCCTGAACCTGTAATGCCATTGTCCCCAAACAACCTGCCATTAATAAACATGCAAAACGCATAATAACCCCTTCACCAAAACTGGCTTGTTTCCAATCAATATTGAATAATGAATCTTGTTTAAATTATTGCCTGATACTAACTTAGTCCTCGATAAAATCCTATATTTTTCTCGCTTAAAAAGATGTCACAGTTCTTTGGTTGAAACTTGATTTTATGGCCGCATATAATTCGGCAATGATGTCCAAACGAGCCCAGATCTTATGAGCTATAAGCACAACAATCTTATGGCCATGCGCCAGAACTACTGGAATGACGAGTTATCCAGTCAGGTGCAGCAGGAAAAGGTATTTTTACAAACTACATTAATGCAGCAAGGCGTATTTAGTAGCGCGACACTGGAAGATGCCAAATACCTGTTTTTCAGCTTGCCAAGCATCATTATTGTGAAGGGTTATGCGCTGGGTTTTATGCATGAAACAGTCCAGAACCTAATTCATCAACATATTCAAACAAATAAACAACAGTTACAACAACGATCTGAATTAAAAATTCAATTTCAAATGTCATAATATTCACCCTACACTGGTCAAAACGGCAAGTGATATGCTCTTGCCGAGATTTTCACCGTGAATTCAGCGGCTTAAACTTTTTTAATACGTGCAGACACGGTAATATCCACTACAATGATTTATTCCGCTTTATGCTGATAAAAGGATTGAGTTTACATGTCAGATCAGAACGATAAGCTTAAACAATTGAAAACTTCCTCAATGGATCGACGCTTATCGATCGCAAAGGCATCTTTGCTGGCAGGTACGCGCTGGGCAGCATCCAGTGCGGGTTCTATGTTCTCAAGCGAAGAAGAAAAAGAAAGAAGACGCAAAAAAGCTATGAAAGAACAGGCCGATTATCTGGTTGCAGAAATTGGCAAGCTTAAAGGTTCAATCGTCAAAATTGGCCAGATGATGGCACTGTATGGCGAGCATTTTCTGCCAGAAGAAGTTACTCAAGCCTTAAATACCTTAAATAATAAAACAGTCGCTTTGGCTTGGCCGGCGATCAAAGCCCAATTACAACAGCAATTAGGTTCCAAGCTAGATGATCTGACAGTTGATCATGAGCCCTTGGGCACAGCCTCTTTGGCTCAGGTGCATCGTGCGGTACGCAAGTCAGATGGTATGGAGCTGGTGCTTAAAATCCAGTATCCGGGTGTAGCTGAGGCTATTGATTCTGATATGAGCCTGTTTAAGAACATGCTCAAATTGACCCGTATGGTGCCGCAAACCCGTGAATTTGATCAATGGTTCGATGAAGTTCGCGAGATGATGCATCGTGAGGTCAATTATAAAATTGAAGCAGATACAACTCGCCGTTTCTGTAAACGTCTGCAAAATGATCCACGATATATCGTACCGACCATCATCGATAACTATTGTACTGACCGTGTCCTGTGTATGACCTTTGAACGTGGTGTACCAATCAATAGTCCAGTGATGCTATCTCTACCACAGGAACGTCGTAATAAACTGGGTGAAGCTTCTCTGGAAATCGCTGTACGTGAGATTTTTGAATGGGGCGAGATGCAGACTGACCCAAATTTCGGCAATTATCTGGTACGTCTAGGTGATGGCGAAAATATTCAGGACAAGATTGTACTCCTCGATTTCGGTGCAATCCGTCAGTTTGACCAGCATCTACTCAATGTAGCGCGTAACCTGATCCAGGCCGGTTATCATCATGATTCAGACATGATGGTAAAAGCCATGACCGGTTATGAATTCTTCGATTCTATTCCGCCTAGCATCAAACCGGATATGGCGAAAGTCTTCCTGTTAGCCACAGAAGCCTTCAGCTCACCAATGAACAATAAAGACCTGCCTCCAAGTGTGATGGATGAACATGACCGCTATAACTGGAAAAAAAGCCAGCTTCATAGCCGGGTAATGCAGCAGGCTTCTAAATCCATGGCTTCACGTTATTTCAGTGTACCGCCTAAAGAATTTATGTTTATTAGCCGTAAGTTTATTGGTGCTTATACCTTCATGACGGTGATTGATGCGAAAACTAATGTACGCGCAATGATTAAACGTCATCTCTAATAGACTAAGTTATTATTAGCCTTATATAAGACCCGGATGATTTTGTCATTCGGGTCAATTTTTGATAAAATCCAAATTTTTCTTATTTTATTTTTCTATTTATTTTCAATATCTTAAATTTTTAAATCCCCTCTTTATTTTAATAATAAATTGACAATGATTCATGTCATTGATGACATGGTTTTTTCTAGAACAGCATGTCAACATCAGGCAAATAAGATAACACCCCGTAGGATAATTAGAATGAACAATATGGTGAACAAAGCACAAGGATTTGGCTTGTCCATCCTGACCAAAGTGGCTGGAAGTGATTTACTTGACCAATTAAAGCTGCGTAAATTTTTAGAAAAATCTCTTTATCAAAGCTCTAAAGCAGGTTTTAAAACACTCAGCCAGACTCAGAAAATCCTGAAATCTGGTCAGAAAATTCAAAGACAACGTTTACCACATCAGTCCAAATCCCTGTTCGATCTGAATCTGACTGAAGAACAGCAAATGACCTGTGAGGCGATGCAACAGTTTGCCAGTGAAGTCCTTTATCCTTTGGCACATGATGCAGATCATCATGAAATCTTCCCAGAGGAACTCTGGCAATATTCAACTGATCTGGGTCTTAATTTTTATGCGCTGCCTGAAGCTTTAGGTGGCGTAGCTGCAGAACAGAATATCGTCAGCAATGTCCTGATGGCTCAACAGTTGGCTCAAGGTGATTTCAGTCTGACCGCTGGACTGCTTTCTACCTTTAGTGTGATTAATGCGATTACCCGTTGGGGTTCAGAACAGGTTCAGACTGAGTATTTAACTGCATTCGCCGATGATCCTCATCTTAAAGCTACCTTCGCAGTACAGGAAGCAACAGCTGCCTTTAATCCTTATCAGTTAAAAACTCAAGCAATGTCGAATGGAGATCACTATCTGATTAATGGTGAAAAAACCTTGGTGATGCTCGGAGAAACTGCTGATATCTATCTGGTCAGTGCAGATCTGAATGGCAAAACCGAAGTATTTATTATGCAACGCAATAATACTATTACTGCACAAGAATCTCCGGCTATGGGCCTGAAAGCCACTCAAACCATGAATCTCAAATTTAATAACACACCGGCACAACGCTTGGGAGATGACGATTTTGATTACACCGCTTTTCTTGATCTAGGCAATTTAATGTGGTGTGCCATGGCGGTCGGTACCTGTGAAGCGGTTAAAAAATACTGTGTGCAATATGCCAATGAACGGACAGCCTTTGGCGAACCGATTTCTCATCGGCAAAGTGTAGCCTTTATGATTGCAGATATGGCGATTGAAATTGATGCCATGCAAATGCTGATCCTGAATGCTGCCAGTCTTGCAGAATCTGGTCAAGGCTTTCATCGTGAAGCTTATTTAGCCCGTCTGCTCTGTGCAGAAAAATCCATGAAAATTGGCACAGATGGCGTGCAGATCCTCGGCGGACATGGCTTCACCAAGGAACATCCGGTAGAACGCTGGTATCGGGACTTAAGAGCAACAGCAATCGTACATTCTGGCCTTCATGCCTGAGCAAAGAATAAGGAAAAAATAAATGAACTTGCAAAATCCTAAAAAATTCAAATTGCTGATTGATCAGGCACATGAAGTTGCTCTAAATGTACTCCGCCCTATTTCACGCAAATATGACAAAGCTGAACATGCTTATCCGAAAGAGTTAGATATGCTCGCTTCTGTCGTCGATGGCATGAACCAAGGCAGCGAAGGCATGAATGCGGGAGCTGCGGTCAATAAACGCGGTGATAACGATGAAAGCAATAAAAATGGCGTAAATATGTCAACAGCACTTAGTATTGTCGAAATGTGTTATGGCGATACCGGACTACTTTTATCCATGCCGCGTCAAGGTTTAGGAAATTCAGCCATTGCTGCTGTTGCTAATGAGGAACAGTTACAACGCTTTCATGGCATCTGGGCAGCGATGGCAATCACTGAACCAGGCTGTGGTTCGGATTCAGCTGCCATTCGTACTACTGCCATTAAAGATGGTGATGACTATATCCTCAATGGTGAAAAAATCTTTGTCACCTCTGGCGAACGTGCAGATGCGGTTGTCGTCTGGGCGACTTTAGATAAAAAACTTGGCCGTGCTGCAATCAAGTCCTTTGTTGTACCTAAAGGCAAACCCGGTATGAAAATCGAGCGTCTGGAACATAAGCTAGGCATTAAAGCCTCGGATACGGCTGCAATTAGTTTTATCGATTGTCGTATACCTGCTGCTAATTTGCTTGGACATGCTGAAATTGATGTAGCCAAAGGTTTTGCGGGTGTCATGGAAACTTTTGATAATACCCGTCCACTCGTTGCAGCCATGGCAATTGGCTGTTCTAAAGCCTCCTTGGAGAGAATTAAGGAGATTTTTAAGGAACAGCTAGATCCTGAGTACAATACGCCTTACTTACAAGCATCGAATATTCCAGCGCAAATTTACCGAATGGAAGCCGAATGGGAAGCAGCCCGTTTATTAATGTTGAAAGCTGCGTGGATAGCGGATAACCGCAAGCCTAATTCTCGTGAAGCCTCTATTGCTAAAGCCAAGGCAGGTCGTATTGCGAATGAAATCACTTTGAAGTGTGTCGAATTAGCAGCATCTATAGGCTATAACGAGACTGAACTTTTAGAAAAATGGGCACGTGATTCCAAGATTCTAGATATTTTTGAAGGAACTCAACAGATTCAGCAGCTCATTATTGCCCGACGTGAACTAGGTAAATCTTCAAGTGAATTAAAATAATAAAAAATTGGAAATACTGCTTCATTAAAAATGAAGCAATAAAAAGGATGGATTTTTTATGGTTTTCGGACTATAAAATTTCCATCCTTTTTTATGTCATAACCTATGTATTCTATTCGTCCTATACAACCTCAAGATAATGCTCAAATTGCCAAGATTATTCGTGAAGTTTCCGTAGAATTCGGACTTGCAGCAGAATCCGGTTTTGCTGTCGGTGATTCAATCCTGGATAACCTGTATGAAGTATATCAGCAGCCAAATGCAGCTTATTGGGTCATTATCGATGAGCAGGATCAAGTCTTTGGTGGCGGAGGTATTGCGCCATTACAGGGTGATCAGAGTATTCTAGAAATACAGAAAATGTATTTCTTACCCATTATTCGTCGTTATGGATTTGCAAAACAGATTTTAAATCTGGCCTTTGACTTTGCTCATGAGCAGAATTTTAAACGAATCTATCTTGAAACTACTGCAAGCCTTTGGCAGGCTGTGAAGCTTTACGAAAAATTAGGTTTTGAACATCTCGATCATCCTGAAGGCAATACGGGTCATAGTGCAGCTTGTGAAATCTGGATGCTAAAAACTTTAGACTAAGCCATCTCATACATCTAAATACTTTTATTCTAAAGAAAAGCCAGAGATACAAATTCGGCTACTAACTGGCTTTTCTTTAAGCAATTCTTCATAAAAAATTCATTATTCAACAAAATCTAAGTTGTCTTTGTAAACAAATCATCTAATTTCTTGACGATTTTCATACATCTTCCTAAGATCAATTTAATTTTAAAAATACAGGGAAGCTGAAAGTTGTTGGGCAAATTTTCTGGCAAAAACTATTCATTATTAAAGGTCTTAAATCCTACTACTTTAAAAATTGGGATGCTTGGCTTAACTACAATATTAATAAGTGCTTGCTCCTCACTAGGAGGTAAATCCTTAGAAAAACGCTCTGCTAAACTGTCTCAAGGAATTCAGACTGCATATGCTGTGCCTGCGACAACTGCTACTCGCGTTTCACCTTTAATTATTCAGAATGCCGAAAGACATAGTCTAGATCCCTTGCTAGTAGCAGCCGTGATTCGACAGGAATCTACCTATCGCAGTCAGATCGCTTCACCTGCAGGTGCTGTGGGTCTTATGCAAATTGTTCCGCGTTATTGGCAATCTACATGTGGACCTGATTTATTTAATGAAGCAATAAATATTGGATGTGGGAGTTATATTCTGTCACGTTATCAGGAATCGAGTGGCAGCCTAGAAAA from the Acinetobacter sp. YWS30-1 genome contains:
- the prmB gene encoding 50S ribosomal protein L3 N(5)-glutamine methyltransferase — protein: MDRPTISPEHLQEAAENLTTIRDFIRFGVTALRQYDAHLGQGTEDYFAESSALVLQTLSLDWNADPEILDSKLLPSEVAEFLSLLERRINERVPTSYLLNLAYFFGKPFYVDERVLIPRSPIVELIENRFAPYCLTENGEMGAAVNNLPENPNPKTPQRILDMCTGSGCIAIALAYAFPDSEVDATDISKEALEVAQINCEHHSKQYQVALLESDLFAKIPAENQYDLIVSNPPYVDAEDMADLPDEFHHEPELALAAGQDGLDLVRKMLAQAADYLTEDGLIVIEVGNSEWAMKQNFNTVDFHWLQFQRGGSGIFALTAAQCRQYRDLFIQSVNS
- a CDS encoding DUF1311 domain-containing protein, encoding MRFACLLMAGCLGTMALQVQAATGYSQEYTQCMNFSYGNTAKLQKCVKKELKAQNKRLKKNYKTYLKLNAGYRNNIRDQHTLWQRKLSQQCKLTMNTQYAQIKQGQCALEMVKDQANLYQSRSYRADA
- a CDS encoding ABC1 kinase family protein, whose amino-acid sequence is MSDQNDKLKQLKTSSMDRRLSIAKASLLAGTRWAASSAGSMFSSEEEKERRRKKAMKEQADYLVAEIGKLKGSIVKIGQMMALYGEHFLPEEVTQALNTLNNKTVALAWPAIKAQLQQQLGSKLDDLTVDHEPLGTASLAQVHRAVRKSDGMELVLKIQYPGVAEAIDSDMSLFKNMLKLTRMVPQTREFDQWFDEVREMMHREVNYKIEADTTRRFCKRLQNDPRYIVPTIIDNYCTDRVLCMTFERGVPINSPVMLSLPQERRNKLGEASLEIAVREIFEWGEMQTDPNFGNYLVRLGDGENIQDKIVLLDFGAIRQFDQHLLNVARNLIQAGYHHDSDMMVKAMTGYEFFDSIPPSIKPDMAKVFLLATEAFSSPMNNKDLPPSVMDEHDRYNWKKSQLHSRVMQQASKSMASRYFSVPPKEFMFISRKFIGAYTFMTVIDAKTNVRAMIKRHL
- a CDS encoding acyl-CoA dehydrogenase family protein codes for the protein MVNKAQGFGLSILTKVAGSDLLDQLKLRKFLEKSLYQSSKAGFKTLSQTQKILKSGQKIQRQRLPHQSKSLFDLNLTEEQQMTCEAMQQFASEVLYPLAHDADHHEIFPEELWQYSTDLGLNFYALPEALGGVAAEQNIVSNVLMAQQLAQGDFSLTAGLLSTFSVINAITRWGSEQVQTEYLTAFADDPHLKATFAVQEATAAFNPYQLKTQAMSNGDHYLINGEKTLVMLGETADIYLVSADLNGKTEVFIMQRNNTITAQESPAMGLKATQTMNLKFNNTPAQRLGDDDFDYTAFLDLGNLMWCAMAVGTCEAVKKYCVQYANERTAFGEPISHRQSVAFMIADMAIEIDAMQMLILNAASLAESGQGFHREAYLARLLCAEKSMKIGTDGVQILGGHGFTKEHPVERWYRDLRATAIVHSGLHA
- a CDS encoding acyl-CoA dehydrogenase family protein yields the protein MNLQNPKKFKLLIDQAHEVALNVLRPISRKYDKAEHAYPKELDMLASVVDGMNQGSEGMNAGAAVNKRGDNDESNKNGVNMSTALSIVEMCYGDTGLLLSMPRQGLGNSAIAAVANEEQLQRFHGIWAAMAITEPGCGSDSAAIRTTAIKDGDDYILNGEKIFVTSGERADAVVVWATLDKKLGRAAIKSFVVPKGKPGMKIERLEHKLGIKASDTAAISFIDCRIPAANLLGHAEIDVAKGFAGVMETFDNTRPLVAAMAIGCSKASLERIKEIFKEQLDPEYNTPYLQASNIPAQIYRMEAEWEAARLLMLKAAWIADNRKPNSREASIAKAKAGRIANEITLKCVELAASIGYNETELLEKWARDSKILDIFEGTQQIQQLIIARRELGKSSSELK
- a CDS encoding GNAT family N-acetyltransferase yields the protein MYSIRPIQPQDNAQIAKIIREVSVEFGLAAESGFAVGDSILDNLYEVYQQPNAAYWVIIDEQDQVFGGGGIAPLQGDQSILEIQKMYFLPIIRRYGFAKQILNLAFDFAHEQNFKRIYLETTASLWQAVKLYEKLGFEHLDHPEGNTGHSAACEIWMLKTLD
- a CDS encoding lytic transglycosylase domain-containing protein, with the translated sequence MLGLTTILISACSSLGGKSLEKRSAKLSQGIQTAYAVPATTATRVSPLIIQNAERHSLDPLLVAAVIRQESTYRSQIASPAGAVGLMQIVPRYWQSTCGPDLFNEAINIGCGSYILSRYQESSGSLEKALGYYNVGPTAYEKDRKMRKQGKKYAKEVLTHQKQLKKSM